Below is a genomic region from Mesorhizobium sp..
GGCCACCGCGGCGCGCCGGGCCACGGCGGCGGCGGCGATGCGTGCCTGGAGCTTTCCTGAGGCGAGGCTCTCGAGGATGCCGCCCTCGGCCTCGATCGCCTGGAACTCGCGCCAGGCGGCTTCGCACAGCGCATCCGTCAGCGCCTCGACGCTGCCGGAGCCGGCGGCCGGATCGGCGACGAAGCCGACATGGCTCTCGTCGGCCAGCACGAGCTGCGTGTTGCGCGCGATGCGCCGGGCGAAGGCGTCGGGAAGGCCGTGGGCGATCGTGTAGGGCAGAACGGCGATCGAATCCGCGCCGCCGGCGGCGGCCGCGAAGCAAGCGATGGTGGTGCGCAGGATGTTGGTTTCCGGGTCCTTCAGCGTCATCATGCGCCAGGACGTCTCGGCGTGGATGAAGGCCGGCGACGGCTCGATGCGGCAGACCTCCTGCAGGCGCAGCCACAGTTTCCGTAGTGCCCGAAACTTGGCGATGGTGAGGAACTGGTCCTGGTCGGCGGCGAGCGCGAAGCCGACATGCGGCGCGGCATAGACCAGGGGCTGGCGCGCCTCCTGAAACATCCTGAGATGGCCCGCGGCAGTGGCGAGGACGGCGCCGAGTTCCTGCGCTTCGGTGGCGCCGGCATTGTGATAGACACGCCCGTCCGCCTCGACGAGGACGCCGGGCACGCCGAGCGCGAAGAAATGCGCCAGCGACTGCGGCATCGATGCCTGCAGCGCCTCGATCGACATGCGCAACCGTCCGGTTCCCGCGAACACGGCGGCCGGGTCGATGCCGAAGGCGAGCTTGAGCCGCGCCGGGTGGGTGCGGCGCGACGAGAGAGCCTCCATCAGCCAGTCGACGGAGGCGCGGCTCGACGGATGGACGTCGATGCGCACATGCGTGTCGCCGAAGGAGACGCCGTCGAGCGCCGCGGCGAGAGCTTCGGACGTTGCCGGCAGGCCGAAGCCGAAGGCGTTCGGCGCGCCTTCGAAGACGATGGAGAGGCCGGTCGCGCCGCCGTCGATGTCGGCGCGCGCCTG
It encodes:
- a CDS encoding methylmalonyl-CoA mutase family protein, which translates into the protein MDASLLTTTTFPTAGREDWLKLARKAIGAADVDAALVSTTDDGLRIEPLSDRRADPVHLVRGNVERPWQVIQRIDDPDPARANAQARADIDGGATGLSIVFEGAPNAFGFGLPATSEALAAALDGVSFGDTHVRIDVHPSSRASVDWLMEALSSRRTHPARLKLAFGIDPAAVFAGTGRLRMSIEALQASMPQSLAHFFALGVPGVLVEADGRVYHNAGATEAQELGAVLATAAGHLRMFQEARQPLVYAAPHVGFALAADQDQFLTIAKFRALRKLWLRLQEVCRIEPSPAFIHAETSWRMMTLKDPETNILRTTIACFAAAAGGADSIAVLPYTIAHGLPDAFARRIARNTQLVLADESHVGFVADPAAGSGSVEALTDALCEAAWREFQAIEAEGGILESLASGKLQARIAAAAVARRAAVAEGRRPIVGTTLYPMAKERPVTLLDAERRPVPTDGAIRCEPLWPQRLDQYAEGAR